TGGCGTCGGTGGCCAACGCCAGGCCCGAGCACCGGAAGTGCAACAGCGGCGCGGGCGACGACAGCCCCGGCCGCCGCACCCAGGCGTTCCGGCGCTCCCAGGAGTGGTGATCACCCGACTGATCGCCCGACCCCCAGGTACAGGCCGCTGACCTGGGCATACGGG
The sequence above is drawn from the Saccharothrix australiensis genome and encodes:
- a CDS encoding HNH endonuclease, translating into MQIDMTLPPNHRMSYTTGHRRARSRGGVASVANARPEHRKCNSGAGDDSPGRRTQAFRRSQEW